CCCCGCAGATCGACAGCATGGCTGTTAAACGTCGCGGTGACGTACGTAAAGCCAAGCTGTACTACCTGCGCGACCTGTCGGGTAAAGCAGCTCGCATCAAGGAAAAACTGGCTTAAGTCCAGCTTCCGATGCAGAAAAAAGCAGCCTACGGGCTGCTTTTTTGTTGTCCGAAATTCCTCCCCTGTAAGAGCTGCCGAAGGCTGCGATCTTTTGATCTTGCTTTTACCGGCGGACAAACACACGAGCAGTAACCGCCATGAAGCCCCGCGACCAGGAAATCCAACGCCGCACCGAACTCTCGGTGACCCGCGTGACCAAAGCCGTCTTCCCGCCGACCACAAACCACCACAACACTCTGTTCGGCGGCACCGCGCTGGCATGGATGGACGAAGTGTCGTTCATCACCGCCACACGCTTCTGCCGCTTGCCACTGGTGACCGTGTCCACCGACCGCATTGACTTCAATCACGCGATCCCGGCGGGGTCCATCGTCGAATTGGTCGGGAAGGTGATCAAGGTCGGCAATACCAGCCTCAAGGTCGAGGTGGAAGTGTTTGTCGAGAGCATGAGCTGTGATGGCCGCGAGAAGGCGATTCATGGGCAGTTCAGCTTTGTCGCCATCGACGACGACAAGCGGCCAGTGCCGGTGCTACCAGGTTTTGCGGCCTGATCTGATATCGAGTCGCGCCATTCGCGAGCAAGCTCGCTCCCACAGTGATCGGGTGAACACAACTTTTGTGTCCGGCACAGAACCTGTGGGAGCGAGCCTGCTCGCGAAGGCGTCAGTTCAGGCGATGGAAGTCTCCGGCTGAATCAGCGCCAGAAGCGTCCATCCCGCCCCAGGCCTCACCGTAGTCTCCGGCGTCACCACATGCACCCAGCCACTGTCATCGCGCATGAACAGCAAGGTCGCACGATTACCATGCAGCGCGCGGTAATCCTCCCAACCAAAACCATCCGTCAGCGTCGTGCTGTACAACTCGGCACCCTGGCCCATCTGGCTGGCCAGTTTCGCGTAGGTAAACGCCTCGCTGCCCAATTGATTACCCCGGTGTTCCAGACTCGCCCGATGTTTATCGCTGCGCCGACTCTCATGCCCACTGGCCAACCCGAACAAACGTTGATGCCCGAAGTCATGACGGAAACGCATCGCCGCTAACGTATTCAGCTCACCCGACGGTGACAGCGCCAGCAAATGCCCCAACCCGACCAAATCCAGATGCGCATCGGCATGCTGTGAAGCCGGGTTGCCGAAGTACGTCGGCAGACCTTCCATGCGCGCCGCACGAATGTTTTCCCAGCTCGAATCAGTCAGCAACACGCGACTGCCCAATTGCTGCAACGACTTGCCCAACTCGCGAGCCGGGCCGTTGGCGCCGACGATCAGGAAGCCGCTAGGCGCCGGTTCGGCCACCTTAAGCAAGCGCGCCAACGGACGCGCCGTCGCACTCTGCAGCACCACCGTGCCGATGATCACCGCGAACGTCAGCGGCACCAGCAGCAGCGCCCCTTCATGCCCGGCCTCGTGCAGACGAATCGCAAAAATCGCCGACACCGCGGCTGCGACGATCCCGCGTGGCGCGATCCAGCACAGCAGAGCGCGCTCACGCCAGCTCAGGCTCGAACCAGCGGTGCTGAGCAGTACGTTCAGCGGCCGAGCGATCAACTGAATCACCAGCAGCAGAATCAACACCAGCGGCCCCAGCCCGATCAGCGCGTACAAATCCAGACGCGCCGCCAGCAAAATGAACAACCCGGAAATCAGCAGCACGCTGAGGTTTTCCTTGAAATGCAGGATGTGCCGCACATCCACGCCCTTCATGTTGGCCAGCCACATGCCCATCAGCGTCACGGCCAGCAGGCCGGATTCATGCATTACTTCGTTGGAGGCAATGAAAATCCCCAGCACCGCCGCCAGCGAAGCGAGGTTATGCAGATACTCCGGCAGCCACTGCCGGCGGATCACTGTGCCGAGCAACCAGCCGCCGACAATCCCGAACACTGCGCCACAGACAATCACGCCGCCAAAAGTGAACAGGCTCTGCTTGAGGCCATGGCCTTCAGCGCTGGCAATAATGAAACTGTAAACCACCACGGCGAGGAGGGCGCCGATCGGGTCGATGACAATGCCTTCCCAGCGCAGAATGTTGGCAATCGAGGCTTTCGGTCGTACCACCCGCAACATCGGCACGATCACCGTCGGGCCGGTGACCAGAGTCAGGCTGCCGAACAGGATGGCCAGCATCCAGTCGAAGCCGAGCAGAAAGTGCGTAGCCACCGCGATAACGATCCAGGTCGAAATCGCACCAAGGGTCACCAGACGATGGACGACGCTGCCGATCTCCTTCCACTCAGAGAGGTGCAGAGTCAGGCTGCCCTCGAACAGAATCAACGCCACCGCCAGTGACACCAGCGGCATCAACAGTGGGCCGAACATTTCCTGCGGATCGAGCCAGCCCAACACCGGGCCGACCAGAATACCGGTCAGCAACAGGAACAGAATCGCTGGCAGCTTCAGGCGCCAGGCCAGCCATTGGCAACCCAGCGCCGCCGCACCAATCCCGCCAAATGCCAGTAGAATTTGCTGCTCGTTCATTGATGCTCCCTGTTCCTTGAAATAGCGGGCTATGAAAGACTAGCGCCCATTCCTACAGTTCACTCTACATTTGCGCACAGTCCCTGAGGCTGTGTGTCTTGAGCGCCCATGCCTGCCATCGACCATCCGCTGATTGACCAATTCCTCGACGCTTTATGGCTGGAGAAGGGCCTGTCCGAGAACACCCGCGGCGCCTATCGCAGCGATCTGGCGCTGTTCAATGGCTGGCTGCAGGAGAAAAATCTCGAGCTGATCAATGCAGGCCGCGAGCTGATCCTTGATCATCTGGCCTGGCGTCTGGAGCAGAACTACAAACCGCGTTCCACGGCGAGATTTCTCTCCGGTGTGCGTGGCTTTTATCGCTATCTGTTGCGGGAAAAGATGATCAGCGTCGACCCGACGTTGCGCGTCGATATGCCCCAACTCGGTAGGCCGTTGCCTAAGTCCCTGTCGGAAGCTGACGTCGAGGCGCTGCTTAAAGCGCCGGATCTGAGCGAAGCCATCGGCCAGCGTGACCGCGCCATGCTTGAAGTTCTGTACGCCTGTGGCCTGCGCGTGACCGAACTGGTCAGTCTGACGCTGGAACAGGTCAACCTGCGTCAGGGTGTGTTGCGGGTGATGGGCAAGGGCAGCAAGGAGCGGCTGGTGCCAATGGGCGAGGAAGCGATAGTCTGGATTGAGCGCTACATGCGCGATGGTCGCCGCGAACTGCTCGGCGGCCGGCCCAGCGATGTGTTGTTCCCCAGCCAGCGCGGTGAGCAGATGACTCGCCAGACCTTCTGGCACCGGATCAAGCATCAGGCCAAGGTCGCGGGGATTGGCAAGTCGCTGTCGCCGCACACTTTGCGTCACGCGTTTGCCACGCACCTGCTCAACCACGGCGCGGATTTACGCGTGGTGCAGATGCTGCTCGGGCACAGCGACCTCTCCACCACGCAGATCTACACCCACGTTGCCCGCGCCCGCTTGCAGGACCTGCACGCCAAACACCACCCGAGAGGTTAACTCCATACCTCCCCCTGTAGGAGCTGCCGAAGGCTGCGATCTTTTGATCTTAAAAACAAAATCAAAAGATCGCAGCCTTCGGCAGCTCCTACATAAAGCGGTGTGATCTATGGCGACAGGCGCATTCGGCCACCGTGGCCTTATGTGTTAGGCTTTGCCGGTTTGCACGATGGACGGTTATGACCCGGTGTTCCGGCACGGGCGTTCTGATCGTTCCATTTGTCCGCCTTCAGGAGTTCTCATGCGTCTGACCCAGATTTTCGCCGCCGCAGCCATTGCGTTGGTCAGCACCTTTGCCGTCGCCGATGACGCGGCCGACAAAGCCATTCGTCAAAGCCTGGAAAAACTCGAACTCGAGGTTCCGGTCGAAAGCATCAGCGCCAGTCCGTTGCCGGGCATGTACGAAGTCAAACTCAAGGGCAGCCGCGTGCTCTACGCCAGCGCCGACGGCCAATACATCGTTCAGGGCTACCTGTTCCAGCTCAAGGACGGCAAACCGGTCAACCTGACCGAGAAGACCGAACGCCTGGGCATCTCCAAACTGATCAACGCCATTCCGGTTGCCGAAACCGTGGTGTACCCGGCCGTGGGCGAAACCAAATCGCACATTACCGTGTTCACCGACACCACTTGCCCTTACTGCCACAAGCTGCACGCCGAAGTGCCTGAGCTGAACAAGCGCGGCATCGAAGTGCGCTATGTCGCTTTCCCGCGCCAGGGTCTGAACTCGCCGGGTGATGAGCAACTGCAAGCCGTTTGGTGCTCGAAAGACAAGAAAGCCGCCATGGACAAAATGGTCGATGGCAAGGAAATCAAGGCCGCCAAATGCGATAACCCGGTTTCCAAACAGTTCGCCCTCGGTCAGTCGATCGGCGTGAACGGTACACCGGCCATCGTTTTGGCTGACGGACAAGTGATTCCGGGCTACCAGCCTGCGCCACAAGTCGCCAAACTGGCGCTGGGCGCGAAGTAAATTCGCATCGTCACGGTCAGCCGTGACGATCATGGCCCGGCAGCGACATCGCCGGGCCATCAATAGAGAGCCGCGAGCACGCGGTTGTTTTCCGGCCGACCCCGCGTCGGCCGTTTTATGGGGAGTTCACAGTGAATCCGGTCAAAGTAGGCATCTGTGGGTTAGGGACCGTCGGTGGCGGTACCTTCAACGTACTTCAGCGCAACGCCGAGGAAATTGCTCGTCGTGCCGGGCGTGGGATCGAAGTGGCACAAATTGCCATGCGCACGCCAAAGCCTCAGTTCCAGACGACCGGTATTGCGATTACCAACGATGTCTTCGAAGTGGCCACAAACCCTGAGATCGACATCGTTATAGAGCTGATGGGCGGCTACACCGTTGCCCGCGAGCTGGTACTCAAGGCCATCGAGAATGGCAAGCATGTGGTCACCGCGAACAAGGCTCTGATTGCCGTTCACGGTAATGAAATTTTCGCCAAGGCTCGCGAGAAAGGCGTGATCGTGGCGTTCGAAGCGGCCGTGGCCGGTGGCATTCCGGTGATCAAGGCG
This region of Pseudomonas sp. R84 genomic DNA includes:
- a CDS encoding acyl-CoA thioesterase; amino-acid sequence: MKPRDQEIQRRTELSVTRVTKAVFPPTTNHHNTLFGGTALAWMDEVSFITATRFCRLPLVTVSTDRIDFNHAIPAGSIVELVGKVIKVGNTSLKVEVEVFVESMSCDGREKAIHGQFSFVAIDDDKRPVPVLPGFAA
- a CDS encoding sodium:proton antiporter, with product MNEQQILLAFGGIGAAALGCQWLAWRLKLPAILFLLLTGILVGPVLGWLDPQEMFGPLLMPLVSLAVALILFEGSLTLHLSEWKEIGSVVHRLVTLGAISTWIVIAVATHFLLGFDWMLAILFGSLTLVTGPTVIVPMLRVVRPKASIANILRWEGIVIDPIGALLAVVVYSFIIASAEGHGLKQSLFTFGGVIVCGAVFGIVGGWLLGTVIRRQWLPEYLHNLASLAAVLGIFIASNEVMHESGLLAVTLMGMWLANMKGVDVRHILHFKENLSVLLISGLFILLAARLDLYALIGLGPLVLILLLVIQLIARPLNVLLSTAGSSLSWRERALLCWIAPRGIVAAAVSAIFAIRLHEAGHEGALLLVPLTFAVIIGTVVLQSATARPLARLLKVAEPAPSGFLIVGANGPARELGKSLQQLGSRVLLTDSSWENIRAARMEGLPTYFGNPASQHADAHLDLVGLGHLLALSPSGELNTLAAMRFRHDFGHQRLFGLASGHESRRSDKHRASLEHRGNQLGSEAFTYAKLASQMGQGAELYSTTLTDGFGWEDYRALHGNRATLLFMRDDSGWVHVVTPETTVRPGAGWTLLALIQPETSIA
- the xerD gene encoding site-specific tyrosine recombinase XerD, yielding MPAIDHPLIDQFLDALWLEKGLSENTRGAYRSDLALFNGWLQEKNLELINAGRELILDHLAWRLEQNYKPRSTARFLSGVRGFYRYLLREKMISVDPTLRVDMPQLGRPLPKSLSEADVEALLKAPDLSEAIGQRDRAMLEVLYACGLRVTELVSLTLEQVNLRQGVLRVMGKGSKERLVPMGEEAIVWIERYMRDGRRELLGGRPSDVLFPSQRGEQMTRQTFWHRIKHQAKVAGIGKSLSPHTLRHAFATHLLNHGADLRVVQMLLGHSDLSTTQIYTHVARARLQDLHAKHHPRG
- the dsbC gene encoding bifunctional protein-disulfide isomerase/oxidoreductase DsbC, yielding MRLTQIFAAAAIALVSTFAVADDAADKAIRQSLEKLELEVPVESISASPLPGMYEVKLKGSRVLYASADGQYIVQGYLFQLKDGKPVNLTEKTERLGISKLINAIPVAETVVYPAVGETKSHITVFTDTTCPYCHKLHAEVPELNKRGIEVRYVAFPRQGLNSPGDEQLQAVWCSKDKKAAMDKMVDGKEIKAAKCDNPVSKQFALGQSIGVNGTPAIVLADGQVIPGYQPAPQVAKLALGAK